The following proteins are encoded in a genomic region of Triticum dicoccoides isolate Atlit2015 ecotype Zavitan chromosome 1B, WEW_v2.0, whole genome shotgun sequence:
- the LOC119350451 gene encoding uncharacterized protein At3g28850-like, which yields MWSSWSRRKPAAGRLTHSPSLSPSATSPSKEHSGIGSVLDDAAPPAAGAGKIVLHRVRSSTKLRTCKSFAAAEEAAAAAVAGERRVVLYFTSLRAVRPTFEACRDVRAILRGLRVGVDERDVSMDAAFLTELRALMRRDQPPLPQLFVAGRLVGDADDVRALHESGELRRVVAGAPQLPPTPCASCGGSRFAPCAACGGSHRWFSEKTRGFRVCAACNENGLVRCTACSRG from the coding sequence ATGTGGTCGTCGTGGAGCCGGCGGAAGCCAGCCGCCGGGCGGCTCACGCATTCCCCGTCGTTATCCCCGTCTGCCACGTCGCCGTCCAAAGAACACAGCGGCATCGGCTCCGTCCTTGATGACGCGGCGCCACCCGCCGCCGGCGCAGGCAAGATCGTCCTGCACCGCGTGCGGTCGTCGACCAAGCTGCGGACGTGCAAGTCGTTCGCGGCGGCcgaggaggcagcggcggcggcggtggcgggcgagCGGCGTGTCGTGCTCTACTTCACCTCCCTACGGGCCGTGCGGCCCACGTTCGAGGCCTGCCGCGACGTGCGCGCCATCCTGCGCGGCCTCCGTGTCGGCGTCGACGAGCGGGACGTGTCCATGGACGCGGCGTTCCTCACCGAGCTCCGCGCGCTGATGCGGCGGGACCAACCGCCGCTGCCGCAGCTATTCGTCGCCGGACGCCTCGTCGGAGACGCGGACGACGTGCGCGCGCTGCACGAGAGCGGGGAGCTCCGGCGCGTCGTGGCCGGGGCGCCGCAGCTTCCACCCACGCCGTGCGCGTCCTGCGGCGGCTCGCGGTTCGCCCCCTGCGCCGCGTGCGGCGGCAGCCATCGCTGGTTCAGCGAGAAGACTAGGGGGTTCCGTGTCTGCGCAGCGTGCAACGAGAACGGCCTCGTGCGGTGCACCGCATGCTCCCGCGGCTGA